A window of the Synchiropus splendidus isolate RoL2022-P1 chromosome 6, RoL_Sspl_1.0, whole genome shotgun sequence genome harbors these coding sequences:
- the LOC128761193 gene encoding protein SSUH2 homolog gives MTSAAYPPPPADMFGSMPGYEGTVVGGGGYLPPPAPSQPVEPPVPAQDPNQWIIPTLSEDVAREAFKSFAASNCCYSKAPANDGVITNMEPFNTFRYRLETFTESRSTEWAHKPHEGETPDFYTQTAPRPWEVPATAPSLFQNHTEEIRVPYTSSIKDCHVCHARGTLPCEECHGTGYKQCWVCNGSGKQMSDDCHRCNGSGKESCSVCDGRSTKECENCKGKRQLLTYIKLKVEWTNNVEDHVLEQSSGMKIDDLRSVSGKELFKNSQYMVYPLVGFPYPAISEASQRLVREHQSKYPQTSRILQQRQTVELIPITKVNYKWKGDSHVYYVYGNENQVSADNYPATCCCTIL, from the exons ATGACTAGTGCAG CGTATCCTCCTCCCCCGGCCGACATGTTTGGCTCCATGCCCGGCTACGAAGGCACCGTGGTCGGTGGAG GTGGATACCTCCCACCGCCTGCGCCCTCCCAGCCCGTAGAGCCACCTGTGCCTGCCCAGGACCCAAACCAGTGGAT CATCCCGACTTTGTCTGAGGATGTGGCCCGCGAGGCATTTAAGAGCTTCGCTGCGTCCAACTGCTGCTACAGCAAAGCTCCCGCCAACGACGGTGTGATCACCAATATGGAGCCGTTCAACACATTCAGG TATCGACTAGAGACCTTCACTGAGTCCAGGTCGACCGAGTGGGCTCACAAACCTCATGAAG GAGAGACCCCAGACTTCTACACCCAGACTGCACCCCGGCCCTGGGAGGTTCCAGCCACTGCCCCGAGCCTCTTCCAGAATCACACCGAGGAGATCCGAGTGCCCTACACCTCTTCCATCAAG gacTGCCACGTCTGCCATGCCAGAGGCACTCTACCATGTGAGGAGTGTCACGGAACTGGATAT AAACAATGCTGGGTGTGTAACGGCTCTGGGAAGCAGATGAGTGACGATTGCCATCGCTGTAATGGAAGTGGCAAAGAAAG ctGCTCAGTGTGCGACGGTCGATCAACAAAGGAGTGTGAAAACTGCAAAGGAAAGCGACAGCTGCTGACCTACATCAAGCTGAAAGTGGAGTG gACAAACAACGTGGAGGATCATGTGCTTGAGCAGAGCTCTGGAATGAAGATCGATGACCTTCGCTCTGTCAGCGGGAAAGAGCTTTTTAAAAACAGCCAGTACATG gtttaTCCTCTGGTTGGGTTCCCCTATCCTGCGATCAGTGAAGCATCACAGCGTCTGGTGAGAGAACACCAGAGCAAGTATCCTCAGACTTCCCGGATCCTGCAGCAG AGGCAGACCGTGGAGCTGATCCCCATCACCAAAGTCAACTACAAATGGAAGGGCGACTCTCACGTGTACTACGTGTACGGGAACGAGAACCAAGTCAGCGCCGACAACTACCCAGCAACCTGCTGTTGCACCATCTTGTAG
- the st3gal8 gene encoding ST3 beta-galactoside alpha-2,3-sialyltransferase 8, with the protein MPRSSASTMLTKRKLWVIVVIAAIIFLMLATQTMHRRHFSVSSVSQVELNTEETVREAGALPKVGPQAVTDIDQASYEKEKPEEMVDEKAEGEDNADLLEENERPCGCPNSCMSDVDGFDWFGKRYDPNQEPIVRETNNFEPEALKWWLGLQRSGNDQTIHEVIDKMFTVISPPTVEFKPEPSRCRDCAVVGNSGNLLGSGNGKLINSFSSIIRMNKAVTRGFESDVGNRTTYHIMYPESAIDLEPGVSLVLLPFKLRDLEWLTSALSTGEIHTTYMRVKNLVKADKDKVLVVNPEFFKYVNDRWTERHGRYPSTGMLALIYALHVCDQVSVFGYGADKLGNWHHYWEQNRNAGAFRKTGVHSGDYENQVIQQLAKNGKIDLHL; encoded by the exons ATGCCAAGAAGCTCTGCATCGACCATGTTGACCAAGAGGAAGCTGTGGGTCATCGTGGTGATTGCcgccatcatcttcctcatgcTTGCCACTCAGACGATGCACCGGAGACATTTCTCCGTGTCGTCAGTCAGCCAAGTTGAGCTCAACACCGAAGAAACTGTCAGAGAAGCAG GTGCTCTTCCTAAAGTTGGCCCTCAAGCTGTCACAGACATCGATCAAGCCTCGTACGAAAAGGAAAAACCTGAGGAAATGGTGGATGAGAAAGCAGAAGGGGAGGACAACGCTGACTTGCTCGAGGAGAATGAGAG GCCTTGTGGCTGTCCAAATTCCTGCATGTCGGACGTGGACGGGTTCGATTGGTTCGGAAAGCGCTATGATCCCAACCAGGAACCTATTGTGCGAGAAACCAACAATTTTGAACCCGAAGCCCTCAAGTGGTGGCTG GGTCTGCAGCGGTCCGGCAACGATCAAACCATCCATGAAGTCATAGATAAGATGTTCACAGTCATCTCTCCGCCCACTGTTGAGTTCAAACCCGAGCCCAGTCGCTGTCGAGACTGTGCCGTGGTGGGAAACTCGGGGAACCTTCTGGGCTCCGGAAACGGAAAACTGATCAACTCCTTCAGCTCCATTATTCG GATGAACAAGGCAGTGACCCGAGGGTTCGAAAGTGACGTTGGCAATCGCACTACTTACCACATCATGTACCCCGAGAGCGCGATTGACCTGGAGCCTGGCGTCAGTCTGGTGCTTCTGCCTTTCAAGTTGAGAGACCTGGAGTGGCTGACCAGCGCTCTGTCCACCGGCGAGATCCATAC GACCTACATGAGGGTCAAGAATTTGGTGAAGGCAGATAAAGACAAG GTTCTGGTGGTGAACCCGGAATTCTTCAAGTACGTGAATGACCGTTGGACGGAGCGCCATGGTCGGTACCCGTCCACAGGGATGCTGGCGCTCATCTACGCGCTGCACGTCTGCGACCAG GTCTCCGTCTTCGGTTACGGCGCGGACAAGCTGGGGAACTGGCACCACTACTGGGAGCAGAACCGGAACGCCGGAGCCTTCAGGAAGACTGGCGTCCACAGCGGCGACTACGAAAACCAAGTCATCCAGCAGCTGGCCAAGAACGGGAAGATTGACCTGCACCTGTGA